A stretch of DNA from Telopea speciosissima isolate NSW1024214 ecotype Mountain lineage chromosome 5, Tspe_v1, whole genome shotgun sequence:
CTATGATGATTCAGTAGGCTCCCTGGTGGTTATTCTAGTCCTGCAGATCAAGTGGTCTGATCATATcctttctatcttctctcttatttattttgtattttagttTCAGTTTCAATTTTGTTCATCCCTATTAAATCCTAATTTTTAGAGAGAAAAATTTAAATCCTGTCTTTCCCATAGAATTCTAGTTTCCTACTTCAACTTGGATTTCTCCAAATCTCTTGTTTTGAAATTGATCTCTGAATTCTGATTTCAGTTCTATGTGTCGTTATTAGTCTGAATCTTGTGACGgtttcaaatctgaaatttgCAATTAAAATGAGAAATCTTGCTGCAACAAGGATTCATACAATTTTCAGATTACTGTTTAGGCAATTCTGTTTCTATATTCGATTATTGTTCAATCAGTTATTACAGCCTTAGAACCCAATTCTGTCCATTATTTGGCAATTGTTGAGACGTCCTTCCCCAAGTAGGATTACTCCTAACTGAGACTCTAACCCTCAGATTCCAGTGTCACTTTGCAGGACTGATTCTCAGTCCATATAGACCGTTGACCAGAATTTGAGTATAATCTGACAAATTCTCTTTGAAATATTTAAATTTATCCTAATCCAGTTTGTCCTTTTTTATTTGTGATCCTATTGCAAGCTGATCTCCCATTGGATTTCACTGGTTCGGGATTAGCACGGCATTAAAAGAGGTCAAATTCAGTGGCAAATGGTCCTGATTGCTCAATTTAGAGAATGTGGATGACCGGGGAGGGGTAGTTTCAAAAAACATCATTCTAGATCTTGCTCTAAGAGGAGCTTTCCAATAACATGATGTAAAAGTTTGTGATGTTTAACTCCACACATATGATGCACAGTGTTCCcgtaaaatagaaaaaataataaataaaacctTTCTCAAGCTGTGCACTACTCTCCTTCCCCAGGTTGGTGATCAGAAATGGTGATTTTATGTAGTTTCTCACATAAGGTCCTCCCCTATAATACTTATTgcttactaaaaataaaatataaaaggtGGGTCCTAAGGTAATAGTAATCTCAATTTATATCTGTTATAAAGAAAAGCATATTAGTTTCTCAAATGCAAAAATAAAGATTAGACTTCACCTTTAACATGATAGTACCAAAGTCAAAGTGAAGCAGACCAGGCAATATGACAAACACACACTTCAAAGATTTCAGCTTCAACCATTACATCTACAATCATTAATCTTACAAGAATCTATAATTTTTTAAACAGAAAAGGTTCATATTAGCATGATCAAataagagagacagagaggaggaggagatacGAACGTGTAGGTGCCGACGACAGGAGTAATTAAGAGGACAGCGTTGATCCAGTTCTCAGATACCTTCTGCTGAATCTTCCCGGGCAAATCCTTCCACAGCCCTGTCATCACCTGCTGTTGGAATGGTGACAGTGCGTATACCACCACCTTCATGCGCACCGGTGTCTTCCCcattctatctctctttctctctctaacaCCCACTTTGATTATCTGTAAACATCACAAGTGAATAGAAAATCTGAATGGGGTTCAATtgcttaaccctaatttgggtGTAAGATCCAAAATTTATAGAGTAGAAGAGCCAAAGGCTATGAAACAAAGATCTTAAACAAAACAACCACTACACCGAAGAGCGAAAATTAAGAATCAAATCTCATAAACCAAAATAAGTCCAAAGCAGAAGAGTATAGAAAAAGGAATACTCATACGAAAAAACATATAAGCTCAACAAATGAAGAAACAGGAAGAGAAAACTTGAAGAATCGTTCGAGAACCAGAAGAAAAAGGGCTCAGATATTACCGAAGTGTTTATGGATCTCCAACTTTTATTCAATTTGACGAATATGCCCTTCGGATTTGTCTAGAAACTCCATTAATTGAATCGCCAGCTAATCCGACTGCATAGGCGATCTGGCCGGGTTGAAAAACGAGTTAATaggaaaataataattaaaagaagaagatgagccACCGATTCTCAACTCAACTCACCGAGTTTTAAAACAATGTTTATCAAAAGACGATTCGATCCCTACAAATGATAAGATTGTCATCGTAGACATAATTGTGTATGGTATATATTTCCGGAGAAGTAGTTCTCCGTCCGGGAGCGTAGCATACGATAGCGTTAGTTTATCTCTATCCTCTAACAATAAAGgggtagatatgtcatttcattagggagaggaaagagatagactcgaTAAAACACTAGCGTAAACTGCGCTCTCAGACAGATTTCATTTTCCATATTGTATCtgtaataacaaaaaaaattaaataaacttGGCAAAACAACCCACCTTAATAAACTTAACAAAGTGGTCTAAATATTCAAATAGTGGATTAGATAAAACCCAAATTTTGTAGACAAGAAAAACCCAAAGTCCTTTGTTTTTTACATATGAAATTTTAATCCATGTAGAGTTATTAAATGGCATGATAGAggtttgaaaattcaaaattataGAAGAACAGACTGTAATTGTTGGAGTATCATAGGTGTACATAAACATACACAAAGTGTATACCAATAAATTagaatatttgattgaattaagctATGAAATTTGATGATAACAGTCAAAATTGTCACGATCATCTTTTTCACATAATCAAAGTCTTTATGCTTAAATGagtttttccccccttttcttaATAGGTGATAACTTTAAAACGTGAAttacttgtttttctttcattttagaATAAATACGACTGAATGAGTTAATTCAAATCTTTCAACTAAAGTAAGAACAGTCCTATATTGCAAGCCTTTTTTAACTATTAGGAAGGATGCGCTTCAATAGCATTTCACAAGGATTCTAATAACTATTTCAAATACAATATGAAGAAGTATCACTTGAAGAACCCCAATATCCACGGGCTTATTAGTGAAATGGCAAATGGCACATACAATATCCCAATCTCTTCTtattgattttcaaaattttagtataaaaaaaatggaacatgCATTTGAAATGAATGATCGagttattatatattttttgcaaAAGGTCAATttgtattaaaaagaaaaattagagaaatagaTCAGGGCATATGTGCTCTTATCCAACAGAAGATGTATCTATTTTGCATGGTAAATCATTGATCTCGAAAATTATTACAATATGtctaattttggttttttcatgTCAAAAGTTACGAATATTATGATTAGAATAATGAGGATGGACCacttttcattcattcattgaAGTAGGCAAAAAAGTCTGCCACctaaaatgaagagaaaatctcTTCAACAAAGGTGATTTAACATTGTGATTGGGCTCCGAGAATAATAAATGACAACATTAATTCTCAACCCATAATTTACAAAGGCCTAAAGTACCCTACCTCGGTCCAATTGAAGGGTCAAATCCTATAGATTAAGAGGTTCTCTCTTAACCATGGGGtgatgtaggggtgtcaattctaggcccggCCTAGCAGAACCGATCGAGCCCTCCCGACGGGTGGTCCCGGTGTGAGATTTTAGCCCGTCGGGCACCCGACCCGACCGATCGATTTCAGGTCCGACCTAGTCTGACCCTTTATCTTTAAAATTCCCCTCCCTTCCCTCTCCCGGTCTCCCCTGTGTGGTTGTGTCTGATCTTGTTATATATACTTGGATTATTTgatggaattttctaaaattatttatGTTGTATATTGATTGGGTtctccagaattttttttcgcCCTTTTTAGGGATATAGTGTATTGTAAAACCTACCACGATGCAGAGAATAATGGAAAttgcaaacacaatcacacaatgcgcacaaagatttacgtggttcggcaaggttgcctacgtccacggtgagatgagatctgtttcactatcaatggagaatagatTACAGTCGCTCGTTCCTTACACCTTTCTCAGATTTTTCAATATACTgggaaagaactctcgctataGATTTTAGCGAAAACCCTAAACAGGAAATTTATCGAAATGCCCATATAGACCTTAAAAAAGGCTCCACACAGCAGTCCATCCTCAGAaatcaagacaccaaaacctcaacaatctccaccttggcttgAATTCTGACTAGCCACCTTGAAGATAAGTTGTATATGCCTCCATCTCCTCCCTGATCTTATGAAATCTCACATCAATATGCTTTGTCCTTGCATGAAACACCTGATTCTTTGCAAGATGGATGGCACTCTGACTGTCACAGTGTAGCACCATACCTCCTTGCTCCAACCCTAACTCACGAACCAGTCCAGTCAACCAAAATCCTTCCTTGGCAGCCTCAGCCACTGCCATGTACTCTGCCTCTGTAGTGGACAATGCAACTATAGACTGAAGCATCGCCCTCCACGAGATGGGTCCACCAGCTAATGTAAACACATAACCTGTAGTAGACCTCCTCCTGTCTAAATCACCAGCATAATCAAAATCTACATATCCTACCAGCTCTGTGGAACTTCCCTTACCACTGAACATAATACCTAAGCCTGTAGTCTTGCTCAGATATCTGAAGATCCACTTAATTGCATTCCAATGCTCCTTCCCTGGATTGCTCATGTATCGACGAACAATACTGACTGCATGAGACAAATCCGGCCTGCTACATACCATAGCATACGTGAGGCTACCAACTACGTTTTCGTAGGGAACCAGAGACATCTGGTCCACCTCCTCATGTGTTGTAGGGCATTACTTTTTAGATAACTTGAAGTGGCTAGCTAATGGAGTGCTAACCGATTTAGCCTTTTCCATGTTGAAACGCTCCAACACCTTTTCAATATATCTCTTTTGAGTTACCCAAAGTTTACCTGCACTTCTATCTTTATGGATTTCCATGCCAAGGATCTTTTTTTCACAGCACCAAGatccttcatatcaaattcAGCACTCAACAAAGATTTTAGGGAGATAACATCATGTATATTCTTGACAACAATGAGTATGCCATCAACATAAAGCATCAAAAGAATAATGGAATTATCACTTGACACCTTATAATACACACAACAATCATACTCACTTCTTGTGTAGCCAATCTGCACCATGTGGGAGTCAAAGCGCTTGTACCACTGCCTAGGAGATTGCTTAAGACCATAAAGCGACTTCTTAAGCAGACAGACATGATCTTCTTTTCCCCGCACCTTGAAACCTTCaggttgctccatgtaaatTTGTTCCTCCAAGTCCCCATGAAGAAACGCTATCTTTACATCAAGCTGTTCAAGCTCAAAATCAAACATAGCTACCAAAGCAAGTAATACCTGAATAGAAGTGTGCTTCACCACTGGAGAGAATATTTCATTGTAATCCACCCCCTCCTTCTGTGCATAGCCCTTGGCTACAAGTCTGACCTTAAACCTTTCACGCTCCTTCTCCGACGCTGCCTCTTTCTTACGAAAGACCCACTTACACCCAatgatttttcttcctttgggtTTTTGAACGATCTCCCAAGTCTTGTTCTTCTGTAGAGactccatttcctccatcatagttgtcatcCATTTATCACATTGCTCATCATTTATAGCATCCTAGTAGGAAGATGGGTCACCTGTACCTACAGTGAGGGCATAAGCAACCATGTCCTCAAACCCGTATCTCACAGGTGCTTTGTGAGTACGTTTCCCTTTACCCTTTGCCACGGTATAGGGATCATCTACTATTTCGTGCTGTTTTGGTAAGCCATTGGATGACCCTTTTTCTCCTGCTGTTTCTGACTCACCTAACTCCACCTGCACAGTAGACCTTTCTGTCTTTCTGTCATCTTCTTTTGACTTCATCATGTGAGACTCATCAAACACCACGTCCTTACTGATCACAACTTTCTGTGAACTAGGATCCCATAGCTTGAATCCCTTTACACCTTTCTCAAAACCAAGAAAGATACACTGCTTAGACTTTGAGTCTAACTTGGAACATTTCCCACTTTGCACATGAACATAGGCTGGACAGccaaatattttcaaaacagaataaTCTACTGGTTTTCCTGTCCATACCTCTTCGGGAATTTTGCAATCAATTGCCTGTGATGGAGACCTATTGATGAGAAAACATGCCATGTTCACTGCTTCTGCCCAAAAAACTTTGCCCAGTCCTGCATTCAGCCTCATGCTCTGAGCTCTTTCTAGAAGTGTCCTGTTCATTCTCTCAGCTACACCGTTTTGTTGTGGTGTATTTGACACCGTGAAGTGATGTGTAATCCCTTCATCCTTGCACAGTTCTAGAAATGGCTTGTACCTGTTCTCCCCTCCATTGTCTGTTCTCAAGTACTTGATTTTCTTTCCTGTCTTCCTCTCTACCTCAGCCTTCCATTCTTTAAATTTTGTGAACATCGCACTTTTATGCTTCATGAAGTAGACTCAGACTTTCCTTGAGTAATCATCAATGAAGGTCACAAAATATTTTACCCCACCTATAGATTTGATTGGTGAATGACCCCATACATCACTGTGTACATAATCAAGCACACCCTTGCTCATGTGTTTTGCAGTTCTGAAACTAACCTTGCACTGTTTCCCGAACACACAATACTTGCAGAAGTTCAGTTTGCAAGTTTTCACCCCCTTCAACAATTTCCTTTTATCATACCTCTTTCACTCATATGCCCTAACCACATATGCCACAGATGAGTGTCATCTGTATCAGACTCTGCAACTGTAGTCACAGATGCTCCACCTGTCACTGTGCTCCCTATGAGCCTGTATAGGTTTCCTGTTAACTACCCTTTCATGACAACCATAGCTCCCTTAATAACTTTGAGAACTCCACCTACTGTTGTATACCTGCAGCCGTTGGAGTCTAGTGCCCCCAAAGATACTaagtttttctttaattttgaatATGTCTCACATCTGATAGGGTTCTTACTATCCGATCAAGCATCTTAATTTTAATAGTGCCTATCCCAATGGTTTTGCATACTGCGTCATTCCCCATTAGGACAGATCCACCACTGTATGATTTGTATGTATCAAACCAAACCCTGTGTGGACACATGTGATACGAACAATCAGAATCTAAAATCCAAGAATCAAAAAATTGATTCTTACCAGATGATATAGAGAGTACATCTCCATCATCCCCATCCGAGCTATCAGTCACGCTGGCTTCTTCAGATGCCTTATCTACACCTTTCTTCTTCAAGTCCGCCTTCCTCTTCATACAGTCTCTCTTCAGATGGCCTTCCTTTTTGCAGTAGTAACAGGACCACTTTTGTTTCCCCCCTTTTGATTTCAACCGACCTCTGTTCCCAGATCCCTTCTGATTTGATCTCCCTCTTTCCTGCTCCTTGACATTCCTAAAGAGACCTTCTCCTTGTGATTTAGTACcgttggctttcttctttgtttcattGGACATGAGCGTAGCCATGACTTCATCCGTCCCAAGAGTCTCCTTCCCGTACAAGAGAGTCGTCACTAGGTGATCATACGACGCTGGGAGTGACTCTAGCAACAATAATGCTTTGTCTTCATCCTCAATCGAAACCTCCAGACTTGCAAGCTGACTTATGATCTGATTGAACGTATTAAGATGTTCTAACATATCCGTACCTTCCTCCATCTGTAGAGAATATAACTGCTTCTTCACGAATAGTTTGTTCATTAGGGACTTCGTTATGTAGATACTTTCAAGTTTCGCCCATACCTCCGGTACAGATTCGAGATCCACCACATACTGCAGGGCGTCATCTGACAGATTCAGACGAATTGTGCTTACCGCCTTCTCCTCCATATCTTCCCAGTCTTCATCACTCACCTTCTCCGATTTCTTCGACTTCCCCAACAGGGTTTTCGCCAAACCCTGTTGTATCAGAGGATCCTTCATCCTTCGTCGCCAGAGAGTGAAGTTGTTCTTCCCATTGAACTTATCAATGCCGTACTTGACACTCGATCCCTTCCCTGACATCGTGATAGCAAACCCCAGAAAACGAAAAAACCTAGAAGCTCTGATACAAATTtgtaaaacctaacacgatgcagagaataatggaaattgcaaacacaatcacacaatgagcacaaagatttacgtggttcggcaaggttgcctacgtccacagtgagatgagatctgtttcactatcaatggagaataggttACAAtcgctcgttcctcacacctctctcagatttttcaATATACTgggaaagaactctcgctataGATTTTAGCGAaaaccctatacaggaaatttaccgaaatacccatatagacCTTAAAAAAGGCTCCACACAGCAGTCCGtcatcagaagtcaagacacAAAAGCCTCAACAATGTATCAATGTTACTTCCCTATTGTGAACTGTCTGAAAACAAATGGTGGTGTccagtcctctctctctctctctgtataaACTATCTTAAAACAAATGGTGGTGTTCagtccactctctctctctctctctctctctctctctctctctctctattcacAGGTAGACcccacatccacatccacatggGAAATGGtagtaaaaaaataagaagtttGTAGTCTTGGAGTCTGAGCAATGGAATCCAAACTTAGAATTAGAAACTGGTTTTGTAGTTGAGAAAATTAAATGATTCTGAGACCATATAGGTTGTGGGTTCACAGAGGAATCTGAGGGACCTTGAGAACAACTGATTAATTATGGAAGTATCACCCCAAAATTTTGTCAAGTAACTCTCAAGTGTGActctgaacaaaaaaaaaaaaaacctctcaaGTATGACTTTAAATGCAAGTCCAGTATCTACTGAAGCATATGATAGATAATAACATTCTTGGTCTGTTGGCAGAGTCTGTGGAAGCCTGATTAAGGCTTGTTTAGAGGTAAACATGGCCACAACCGATTATGGTTCGATTATAGCAGCCCGACCGAGCTCAACCAGGTCCAGCCCGAAAACTTAAATGGGCGGTCATGGTGCAGGCTTTAAGCACCGTGAGACCTGGCTAGGTCTGACAGAGCCCGACCGATTAACACCCCtagggtgaagggaaactcgatccttcATTAAATGACAATTATCAtgagctcttttttttttttggtaaatataatgagcttattattcttttttggtaaaaatcaGCATGTTGTTCAATACATGTTTTTCACATGCTTTGTTAACAAGACAAATTTAATCTTATGATATATTGTGATAAAACGAAATCATACTtatgattgaaaaaaaaaaatgtcaaagatGTTATGGTTTTACGattattttttatatagaaTTTGAACGGCACAACTTTGGTAAGTTTACCAAAGTATAACTCATTTTCATTGTGCCATGTAGAATGATGATGTGTcaattttgaccattggataAATTCATGGTTTGGATTAACCATATATCAAATTTCGTatcctaattcaatcaaatattttCTCGTATATTGACTTATAATCCCATGTATATTTATGCATGACGATGTATTCCAGTTACTATATTGCACTATCTCATAGTCATGAATTTTTAACCCTCAAATTTGTCACCTGGCAAAGTCTATTTGGCTTGAAATTTTATATATGAATAAGGGATCTTGGGGTCAAGCTATCCACATAATTTGAGTCTCATTTTTTCTACCACATGAAAGATATTTGGGTCGGTTGGCTTGATCAGTTTAACAGAACGGGTCATTCAAGAATGGTTTACCCTTTTgacatttattattttctctcatgctCTAAATATGTATGTCACATATAAATGATACATTTTTCATGACAACCATTGGTATGGTATATAGATTCTTCCCCGCATTAGTATTGAGGTTCTACCCCAAAACTGCATCTGTTGAGATAGTGAGAATTATAGAGGTATAGTCTCACACCGATTAAATTCGATCATTAGTGCCTTCATATACTTGAAGAGTTATCTCCACCTAATGTCTTACACTCTGTTTGTTTGacagataaaaaaaatggaaagctTGTGAGAGTAGGTTACACATGCTATAGGTTGGGTTGACAAGGGAATggaaagaaatggaagaaaataatgGGATATATACTTTTTAGTGGGATAGGCTAtggtgggagagagaagaaatggagGTGAGGTGGAATTCTATGAGAACGAGAGGAAATGAGGGGAAAGAGATAGAAACAAAATGAATTCTTAATGGGATGGGATTTGGTGGGAAAGATCGAGAAAATGAGGGAAGGTGGGATTCTATGGGAGAGGGGAaatgagaggaagagagagataaacacaaaaTGAACTCTTCTATGAATAGTACCAAAGTTATACCAAATTAGTAGGACTTGAAAAATGAGCACTGAGTAGGGTAGGAAAAAACGTAGTGCCACATCACCGGCAAGAATAAATGTATTTAATGAGATTATCTGGTAAGTTTTCCACCTCATCTGACTAAACACTCATATTTTGTGGTAGTTTATGAAAAATAAGTATAAATTTCTcatctttttttatctttttcatttttctttgccAAACAAAGATCTAGAGGTTTTACGTTGGacccaccaatttggtatcagagcataagTCCATTTGTTGTCCTCCTTAATTATCTATCCAAGTGTAAAGTTAGGTATACTGAAACTACACGTTAGAGGGAGTATTGAGATATTGGGAATTATAAAGTTATAGTCTTACATCAATTAAGTTCGGCTCTTAGTGTCATTGTGTACTTGAAGAACTATCTCCACCTAACCTTGATACACTTGAGGTGCTATCTCCACCTAATGCCTTAAGGTTTTTGGTTAAACTctccaatttggtatcagagctcggGTCCATTTATTATTTATCCGCGTATAGAGTCAGGTATGCCGAAGCTACAAAAGATGAGTATTAAGATTTTGGGAGTTATAGATGTATAGTCCGACATCAGTTAAGTTCAATCCTTAGTGCCTTTATATACTTGAGGAGTTATTTCCACCTAATGTCTTCAATTGTGTTTGGTTGCATTTAGCAAAACTTTTGCCGCACTGTATATCGATCACCCCTCTCTCTGCTACTCACCTCATCGCATCTACCCTCTACGCGAACTCCGTTGCCCCCTGCTACTCTAACCGATGGGTTCCCTCTACTATCGCAAGAGggtaaaattttctttcttcctaaaTGCTCTACAATgacagaaggaggaagagaaattCTACAAAGCAATCAAGCAATTAATTCGAACAAAATAAATATGAATATAATTATAAGGTTCATCAAACCCAAGCCAAGTACATGGAACAAAGGAATGAGATTCAGCCGTTcagaaaacaaaagtaaaaattagaatcaaaacCAATATCATAAAACCTTGCATCATAGGCAGCAGCGCCAGACACCATATCCCCTCTCAAAAGCCCACCAAGCGCTTCTTCCAGCAACCCAACTCTCAATCCCATCTCAAACTTACTTTTCGGCAGCTGTTGCTCCATTGACGAATAGCTACAACCCAGTGCCCGTGGATACCTTTACAATGGTGTAAGCGACGGCTATTGATAAAACTCATGTTGTTGATTCTCATCAGAAGATTATTGGCAAATAACTTTAAGTCTCTTTGTAACTTTATTTGCTGGTGCCTATGGATAACAATGAACTCTTATATTTTTGGAAGACACTAGTGAACACCAGAGGAGGTATTCCACAAATCTAATGAAGCATTTATAGAGTTCCAATCATCTCTTTCTACGAATCTCCATATTTCAGAATCAATGACTTCCATCCCTATTTTTTGGAGTGCACCATTACCAACTGGTTATGTAAAAGTTAATTGTGATGCTAGTCTTATACCTACCACAAACAAAGGAGAGATCGGTATTATCTTTGGAAATTCATTGGGTAATTCTCTATTCACTATAGATTGACTGGGAAACACTATTATGTTACATGAGTTGTTGAAGTTGATGTGCAATTTTTCTCAATGACTCCTGAAAATCGGTCACACTTGTTTGTGCAACAACTTTGGTGGATTCAGCTCCTTTGCATGTTTTTGTTGAGACGAAGATACGGAAACAAGATCCAACACCTATCTTTGGTGTGACCATCCTTATTACAATGATCACAATGATAAGGAATACGAGTTCCGGATCCACATCCTCTCCCCCTGCCTCTTGTAGACTGAGATCGCTCACCATGTCTAGTCCAATGAATTTTCTTGAACCTATTGAAGGCGAGACCTTGACGATTTGGTTCTTTTTTAGCCTCAGTTTTAGCCTGCTCCATTATAGGGTTTGAATTTGGTACCGGGCCCTCTTGAAGCCCATAGCAAGTTTGTTTGGAATTGGATCTGAAGCCTTCTCTAATGGCCCCTTAAAATAAGTATAATACATGTCGTTTGTTTGCTTTCTAGTATAGAAATTCAAGAGCCTAAACCGgccaaaagaaatacaaaactACCACTGTAAAATGTAGACAagtcataattttttattattttttttaaatataggAAATTTGTTAGAGGGTTGAGATAAAGATTACGGAttagtttctcttcacccatgatGGTGAAAGAATCTCTTCAACCATGGAATCTTACCCTCTAATTGAACTAGAAAATGGTATTTTTAACCTTATATAATAGGGAGTGGCATCGTTAGTGATGAATTCACCCTTCGTAGAGTTCAATCGTAGGGTCAAATCACCCACggtgaagagattctccctTCACTAGGGGTGCAGGAAAACGTAATCCCTTACAAGAAGGCCATAATCTTAGCCTAAACATCTAAAatatacaaataaataaataaatcagagAACTATTCCCAATCAAGTTTAAGGGTCAAATGTTGTAGCTTAAGATATTCTCTCCTCatcgtgggtgaaggaaaacttgatccttTAAGAATAGGGAGATGGTTTCCTTTGACCCTCGTGTGCAGTTTTTCACCAATGGGCATCACGGG
This window harbors:
- the LOC122660864 gene encoding cytochrome b-c1 complex subunit 8-2, mitochondrial-like; protein product: MREGQRERKRDRMGKTPVRMKVVVYALSPFQQQVMTGLWKDLPGKIQQKVSENWINAVLLITPVVGTYTYAMHYQEKEKLAHRY